The genome window AAAAGATATGTTTTCATCATAAACAAGAGTGTCATCAATAAGTTTTTGCGATCGCAATTCATTTAAAAAATATACCGCGAAATAATCAAAACTATTATCATCAGCGTTACAACTAAGCCATACAACCCCTTTGCCTTCTTTTTCAAAAAGATGGGCAAACTCGGTCATTAAATAGGTTTTACCATAACCACCTGGCGCCTTAATGAATACTAATTTAGTATTCATAGCGATCTTATTAGTAATTTTATTTATTAAGCGTTCTCGGCTTACTAAATTACTCGGCTTAATAGGAACAAGATATTTTTGCATATATAAAAGTTAGCATAGATAAATCTATATGTAATTGAAAGATAAACGATTAGAAACAATTAACAAAAAAAGTACCTCTAATGAGGTACTTTTATAATATCTTGACTAAATTTGGCATTGGCGCGGGGAATTAGCATGAAGCATCTAAAATATTTAGGTGACTGCTATGCAGACGACAAATAGTTCTCTGAATTAATTTGTGTTATGAATAATGCGAATTAATTTAAAATTTAACCTATAAAGCTTTGCCACTACATGAATTCAGCCTAAAACCAATCTGCCATGACATTTTCAACCACTGGCGAAATTCTGAAAGTCAGCATCCAGTCTGGACCAAAATCTTCATTTTTTTCAACATAGTAATCAAGTTCAACACTTAACTTCCAAGGCCGTTCATTCCATTGTACCGTTCTGCCTACATTAAAATTCAGTGGTACAGTCCACTGCTCACCTTCCCAATCATAAGTGAAAGTTGGTTGAGTACCATAGTTCCAGCCACCACCAGGTAACGCCACAAGGAATATTTGCGACGTAGACTGACTGACATCAACATCACCAGCAACATCCCAATGGTGGAACGCTAACAGCCCTACTGCGCTGGTTGGGTTCATTTTTACATAATAATACTCTGGGCCTAATGTGGTTGTTTCACCTTGGCCAATTTTTTCATCTCCGGTAGGTAATGTTATATAAGTACCAAACGCATGAGATACCCCATCAACAGCTTTTGGTGAATACATTAAATCAATACTTGAATCGCCAATGCCACTTTCATCGCTAAAGTCTGCGCCTTTAAAAACAGGAGTATCTAAGTAAAAAGGGATAGCCGGTCTAAATAGTATTTTTGCCCCGTTATCTAAAGGAAAAGGCATTGACGGTTGAAATAAAATTGAATTACTTTGTTGTTCATCTGCGTTTGGTAAATCACCTTCAAATGTACGGGTTTGAAATTTAAAATGTAAGCTTGCCAGCGCCGAAGTTGGGTTAGCCAGCTCTTTTGCGACTTCATCGGTAGATTGTTCTTTGGCGGCGAAAACGTTTAAACTCAGTGCACTTAACATTAATGCTAATATTATTTTGGTCATTTTTTATCCCCGTAACAAAGAGCAGGCATACCAGCAGTTTATTGATATACCTGACTAAGTTGTAATTAACCTAAGTTACATAATTCTACTTTACTAACGTAAAATCACTTGGTGCCCATGTTTTATCAAACCATGGTTGTAATGGCCCGTATAAACGTAACATTGCAAACCATGCCTTACCAGGAGTGGTTTCAGTAAAGTTTGCTGATGGTTTTCCATTTGGCAGCTGAGGACCAAAGTATAATGTCACCGAGCCATCTTCGTTATACACTAAGTCATCTCGTTTATTATTCTTACTCGGATACTTTGAGCCACCTGGTACTTGCAATTCAGAACGTGTTTGTGGGTCATATGCTACCATCGACCAAAAATCTTTTGCCGGAGCATCAGCAGGCAGTGTCACTTGGTAGGTTTTTTCACCATATAAAATTTCACCACTTTGATCGCCGGTAGTCATCGCATAATTAGAGCCAACACCTGGAATTTGTAATGCCATTGCAGGTGTATTTACCGTGGCTAAATAGAAAAATAATGTACGTGCATCCATATTACGACCACCTTCGCCGCCATCTTTCAACCATTGATAGTCACGGCCGATAAAGCCAGTAAACCACTGCTTACCTTCAAATAAATAAGCGGTTTCATCACGTGTTTTAAAAGCAATACTACGCGCAGTTGCATTACCCACCTCTACTGCATCTTGCAAAATAGCTTTCATCCGAGCATCAGGCTTGAAAGGCTTGCCTTTTTGTAAGCCAATTGCAGCGGCTTGACCGCGTAGCTCTGGATCTAAGAATGAAACAGGTTCTTTTTGTAGTACATGCCATAGCTCTTCATAAAACTTATAGTCGTTTGCATGAACGGTATTAAAGAATTTTCCAGAGCCATTAGTAAACTTCATTTCTTTTGGATTTTTAGCATCTTTAAGAGGGTATATCTTTAAGCCTGTACGCCACAT of Thalassotalea fonticola contains these proteins:
- a CDS encoding DUF1254 domain-containing protein, translating into MAKFSKKLTALAISTVLATSFLLPFESMAKEQPTKGFNETIPTEIMTPNTVETSIGELKFYDGIPTDETLQKVYDNLDFIRGVDVFLNFIPATSVEGIRLGMKSVGVDDSNEVLVFDDLMDSTPLFLTGNTDTVYAAAMLDLERDGVTVVEIPAGAGPGTVNDAFFRFVVDMGAPGPDAKKGGTYIILPPDYKGDLTPTLNGMQHRGKDTRATVMVGDKETKVWIAQSTSYNNWLILRGFLKDGKPDHASKMWRTGLKIYPLKDAKNPKEMKFTNGSGKFFNTVHANDYKFYEELWHVLQKEPVSFLDPELRGQAAAIGLQKGKPFKPDARMKAILQDAVEVGNATARSIAFKTRDETAYLFEGKQWFTGFIGRDYQWLKDGGEGGRNMDARTLFFYLATVNTPAMALQIPGVGSNYAMTTGDQSGEILYGEKTYQVTLPADAPAKDFWSMVAYDPQTRSELQVPGGSKYPSKNNKRDDLVYNEDGSVTLYFGPQLPNGKPSANFTETTPGKAWFAMLRLYGPLQPWFDKTWAPSDFTLVK